In Candidatus Hydrogenedentota bacterium, the sequence AGTTGGTCACGAGGCCATGGGGGCTCAGGCAGAGCTGCTCCAGCACGCCCGTGCTCGCCATGCCTTGAAGCCCCTGAGTGAACATACCCACGATCCCGAAGGCGAACATGCCGATAATGAAGCCCAGCACGAATTTCGTGGCCTGCTCCGCGTCGCCGAAGCCGCTGGTCGCCGCTTTCGTCACTTCGTCACGGCTGACCATGAAGCCGGTAATCAGAACCAGCAACATGCCGTAGCCCATGACCATGCCGGTCAGGGTACGGAACCAGTAGCGTCGCATCACGATCATCGACCGCACAATTTCAGCTTTTATAACCAGGAAGAAACTCATCCGGCAACTCACTCCCGTCAAAAATGTATTGGTTTCTCGCGGGATAGGTCCGCGAGGGGTGTACTGCAAACTATCCAGCAAATCCGGCCCTTGGCAGGGATTCAGCCTTTATCACGTGGCCGGTCATCGATCCTCGTTTACTATCAATCAAACAATTTGCGTCCATTTGCGCAAATTTGCGGTTCAGCTTACTTATTGCCCCTAAATTGAACTAGTCGTCAACTGAAGGAAAATGCTTTCCAGGTTCTGCTGCCGCTGGGCCACGCCGCGGAGCTCGAAGGCCTGTGCGCGAAGGGTTTCCATGACATTGTACAGGGCCTCGGAACGCTGGTCGGATTCAGGAACCAGACTCAGCACCAGAATGGGCCCGTCCACGGTCAGTTCGTTTGCCGCGGAGACCACGCCGGCAATGGATTCAAAAATGGCGATGTCGGCTTCGCGATCGAGCTTGAACACGTACACCTGATCGGAAAAGAGCCCCAGCAGCTCATCGGTCCGCTTGCAGGCCACAAGTTTGCCCTGATCGATGATACCGATCCGGTCGCAGAGCTCCTGGGCCACGTGCATGTCGTGGGTTGTCACCAGCACGCTCTTGCCGTGCTCGCGAGTCATCTCGATAATCTTGTCCTTGATGGCGCGGGCGCTCTGGACATCGAGGCCCGTAGTGGGCTCGTCCAGCAGCAGCACCTGCGGATCGGCAATCAGCGCGATGCAGATGGCCAGTTTCTGTTTCTGGCCTCGGGAAAGGTGGCGCACCTGGACGTTCTTCTTGTCCTTGAGACCGATAAAGTCCAGCAGATAATTCGAGCGATCAAAGAGGACCTTGCCGGACACATTTTTCAGGTTTCCATAATAGGCCAGGTTCTCCATCGGCGTGAGGGGCCACATGCTCGTACGCGTTCCCTCCAGCACCACCCCCACCTTCTCCAGCACGCGCTTGCGGTAGCGCTCCACTTCCAGTCCGTCTATCTGCACTGTGCCCTTGTCCGGTTTCACGAGGCCCGAGAGCATTTTCACGGTCGTAGTCTTGCCGGCACCGTTCGGGCCGAGGAGTCCGAAAATCTCACCCTCGTAGATCTCGAAGTTCACATCCCGCACGGCTTCAACGCGACGCTTTTTGTAGAGCGAGCGCTTCCCCGTATCCTCGTCGCGATAGAAGAAATTGCGCAGGGTAAAGGTCTTCTCGAGCCGGGACAACTGCACCAGGGCTCTTTGGTTTTCGGACATGGGCAATCAGGCCTTCTCGGGAGTAAGACGCCAGTGGGCCGCCGTCTCGGGGCGGGTGGCGTGATCAAAGTAGACAATTTCAATATTTCGAACGGTATGAATCATCACCACCAGCATGAAGCTCCCCGTGACCTGGTAGAGGATGCCCAGGAGCAGGGAAAACGCGAGGAACTCCACGGAATCCACCACGTGATTGTAAAAGAAATGGCGGTGCACCACGGAAAAGACCAGCGCCGTGACACCGATGGCAACCCAGGGGCTGCCGGTCAACGCGAGCAGCACACTTTGCGCGGCAACGCGATAGATCAATTCTTCGATCAGGCTCACATCGAGGCATGCAAACATCTGCCGGGGGGACTCCCCCAGAAAGCGCCCGAGGGGACGGGGATCGAGCACATATCCGGCGATATCCCGCAGGGTATCCAGCGAGCGATGGCTGAATATGAGCGATACGCCAAAGATAAGATGGCCCGCCACGCCCCCCAGTATAACCCATTTCGGATCGAAAAGGCTTCGTGACAGCACCCCATCGAGAAAGCCCAGGTACAGGGCCAGGCCGAGAAGCGCCGTTTGGAGCAATCCGCCGCCGATGTAGGATAATCGCGCAACAAGCCCGTCCGAGACCTTTGCTTTCTTCTTTTTGAGCTGGCTCACCAGGGTCAGGAGTACGAGGACGCCGCCAAGCGTCCAGAGCGCGGGCATAGAGAGAAGGCCCATCACCCAGGGGGTGCTGAAGGCCTGCCAGGCGAAAAAGAGGGCCAGCGGCATGAGGGGGGCGGGCAGACCGCGGTGGATCTGGGTATCCTGGGGCTCCGTCTCGGGCCCTTCCTGGCGGTGCATCGCGATGGAATGGAGCACATAGGCCGCCAGCAGCAGCGTGAATGCAAGGTTCACGCGGGGCTCTCCCCTTCGTGCGCCGCGAGCCCTTCAATCATGGCGGCGAGGGAATAACCATCCAGCGCGCGGTGATAGCGCGCGCGAAAAGCCTCATACTCGGGACGCAGCAGACCATAGCCGTAGAGATCGTGGGCCTGCCCGTCGCGCACGACGTGGTCGCGAAGGGTAAGTTCCCGGGTCGCGCCCGTCTTCTCAAAAATGCGCCAGGAGGCGGAATTGAAGGCGTAGATATAGGCGCTGACACGGTGGAGGTTGAGCTCGCAGAAGCAGTACTCGAGCGCCAGACAGATCGAACTTGCGCTGACCATGCGGTTGCGCAGGTGCTCCTGGCCCAGATAGAGGTCGATACTGCACGAGCGGTTGCGCCAACTGATGTTCTGGAGGGAGAGCAGGCCCACCGGCCCGTACTCCCTGCTGTCGATCATCAGGTAGATGCCGCCCGGCATCGTGTGCCCCACGGCCCGGCCCAGCATGGCCACGATCTTGTCCCGCACCTGGCGGGGCGAACGCGCCGGATCGCCATAGAGGAAATGCTGAAAGTCGGGGGACTCCATCCATCGAACGACGGTATCGAGGTCGTCGCGCTCGGCGCGGCGGATATAGGTCTGAGTTGTAAAGGGCATTTTCAGCACACCCGTTCGTAGCGTTGTTTCCGCGTCATACGGAGGCGGGCGTTCGGCAGAGCGCTTCCAGCGCGTGCCAGCGACCCTGGGCATAAACCACGTCGCGCTGGACGCCCGCGGATTCGAAGCCCTGAGCCCGGAGGAAATCGGCGAGTTCGCGCTCACCTTCCAGGCAGTAGGCCACGACCTTGTTCAGGCCCGCACGGACAAAAGCACGCTCATAGAGGAAGTCGGCCGCCTCCTCCGCCAGTGGCGTGGCGTACAGCGCGGGGTCCAGCAACACCAGGCTGAATTCCGCGTAGCGCGCCTCGTTGTTCACGCCCCGCAGGGTACAAAAGCCCTGGATCTCCCCCGACCGGTCCTCCACGGTATAGAAACCGCCATCGGCGATCTCCTTTCGTGAGAGCAGTTCCCGGAGCTCGTCTCGCGTGGGCAGGACGGGCTCGCGCTTCGCGTCCAGCAGCCCCGCGCGCAGGGTCCCGGCCCGATAAAGGCGCGAAAAAGCGGGCACATCATCGAGTTCCGTGCCCCGGATAAACGTATGTTGTCCAGCAATCACGCCGCGGATCCGATGGGTTCTGGGGACGGGGCCCTTCCATAAATACAACCGGGACCTGCGATGGGACAGCAGGCCCCGGTAAAAGGCATGTAACCCGCCGGGGTCCTAGAATCCCGAGGTGGCCTCATCGCGTTTTCCATCCCGAAACTCCACCCACGCGCGGAAAATCGCGTTGTAGAAGTCGAGGAAAGAGTCCGCCTTAGGGGTCGAAATCGGCTTGATATGTTTCATTGGTCCACTCCAGATTGTCGCCAAACCGCGCCTATTAGAGCACATTTCGGCGAAGGCTACAAGTAGAAATTAGTCCGGGGCAGGATTGCTCGGATCCTTGTTGATAAACAAAGGGATAATCGCGTTGATAACCCCCTCAAACTCGGGGTTGTCCCCCGTGGCGCTCACGAAGTCCCGGATGAAGGCCAGCTTCACCTCGGGCGCGATATCCTGGCCCTTCAGGGGGCGTCGCGTCAGCAACCGGATCCCATGCACCACGTGCGCCCTCCCCCGGCTCAGGCGTCCGACTGGGTCGGCGTCTTGGCTTCCGCCAGGGTCGGAAATATGGTCTGGAGCACTTCCACCAGGAAGCACAGGAGCGCCTGATAATCGCTTGATATGCTGGTGCAGATATCGGCCTGGGCCCGCTCTGGTCGTTTCGAAAGCAACGCTAGATGTTTCATTGTACTTCCTTTTTCTTAGGCTAGCCTCGTCCCCGGGTCGCGCCGCGCCGCAGGGAGCAACAGGCTACCCCGCGGCCGCCCGACTTCAGGCGCCCGTCGTGGGTATGGTGGGGAATTCCTGGCTTTCCTTGGTAAGAACCGCCTGACCGACCGCGGCGAGAATGCCCGCAATCAGCTCAAACACGGACGCCCAACTGATGTCCGTCTGGGCGCGAAGGGGCGCCTGACTAATGCAACGTACATGCTTCACTGGGTATTCCTCCTGTCGGGCCGCTGTGCGACCGGGCCGGGTTCAAGTTTCGTCGTTCCCGCCGGTCGTTTCTTTGCCGTCGAAGAAGGCGGCGATGGCGTCGAAAATGCCTGCGGCCAGCGTTAGCTTCTGGCCCGTGGTAAATTCTCCGGCCCGCCCGGGGATTCTGGACACGGATTGAATGTGCTTCACCGAATGCTTCCTTCGTTAGGACGCGGCATCTTCCTTGTCCGCAAAAAAGCTGGCCAGGGCATTGGCGATCCCCGCCGCGAGGGTCAACTTCTGGCCCGTGGTGAAGTCGTCCGCCTTTTGCGGGGACCTGGACATAATCTGAATGTGTTT encodes:
- a CDS encoding CPBP family intramembrane metalloprotease, whose translation is MNLAFTLLLAAYVLHSIAMHRQEGPETEPQDTQIHRGLPAPLMPLALFFAWQAFSTPWVMGLLSMPALWTLGGVLVLLTLVSQLKKKKAKVSDGLVARLSYIGGGLLQTALLGLALYLGFLDGVLSRSLFDPKWVILGGVAGHLIFGVSLIFSHRSLDTLRDIAGYVLDPRPLGRFLGESPRQMFACLDVSLIEELIYRVAAQSVLLALTGSPWVAIGVTALVFSVVHRHFFYNHVVDSVEFLAFSLLLGILYQVTGSFMLVVMIHTVRNIEIVYFDHATRPETAAHWRLTPEKA
- a CDS encoding ABC transporter ATP-binding protein gives rise to the protein MSENQRALVQLSRLEKTFTLRNFFYRDEDTGKRSLYKKRRVEAVRDVNFEIYEGEIFGLLGPNGAGKTTTVKMLSGLVKPDKGTVQIDGLEVERYRKRVLEKVGVVLEGTRTSMWPLTPMENLAYYGNLKNVSGKVLFDRSNYLLDFIGLKDKKNVQVRHLSRGQKQKLAICIALIADPQVLLLDEPTTGLDVQSARAIKDKIIEMTREHGKSVLVTTHDMHVAQELCDRIGIIDQGKLVACKRTDELLGLFSDQVYVFKLDREADIAIFESIAGVVSAANELTVDGPILVLSLVPESDQRSEALYNVMETLRAQAFELRGVAQRQQNLESIFLQLTTSSI
- a CDS encoding GNAT family N-acetyltransferase, which codes for MPFTTQTYIRRAERDDLDTVVRWMESPDFQHFLYGDPARSPRQVRDKIVAMLGRAVGHTMPGGIYLMIDSREYGPVGLLSLQNISWRNRSCSIDLYLGQEHLRNRMVSASSICLALEYCFCELNLHRVSAYIYAFNSASWRIFEKTGATRELTLRDHVVRDGQAHDLYGYGLLRPEYEAFRARYHRALDGYSLAAMIEGLAAHEGESPA
- a CDS encoding GNAT family N-acetyltransferase; the protein is MIAGQHTFIRGTELDDVPAFSRLYRAGTLRAGLLDAKREPVLPTRDELRELLSRKEIADGGFYTVEDRSGEIQGFCTLRGVNNEARYAEFSLVLLDPALYATPLAEEAADFLYERAFVRAGLNKVVAYCLEGERELADFLRAQGFESAGVQRDVVYAQGRWHALEALCRTPASV